In Xiphias gladius isolate SHS-SW01 ecotype Sanya breed wild chromosome 5, ASM1685928v1, whole genome shotgun sequence, the following are encoded in one genomic region:
- the pdx1 gene encoding pancreas/duodenum homeobox protein 1, producing the protein MNREDHYYPSQVFKDSCAYQSSQVEDYSHSPPPCLYMNRQVHSVYTPRSMGALEQASLPDVAPSYSLPSVREDPGVAQLHHQQGLQQQALQPAAGYGDTGEQSRYHLPFPWMKATKSHSHTWKGQWAGPYMMAETEENKRTRTAYTRAQLLELEKEFLFNRYISRPRRVELALTLSLTERHIKIWFQNRRMKWKKEEDRRKARGAEPDQDSSITSGDQGEAAGGVSSTNGPLTATPPVSPLHGHSLSASGTREPA; encoded by the exons ATGAATCGGGAAGATCATTACTACCCCTCGCAGGTTTTTAAAGACTCCTGTGCCTACCAGAGCTCACAGGTTGAGGACTACAGCCACAGCCCGCCGCCCTGCCTCTACATGAACAGGCAGGTCCACTCCGTCTACACACCGCGGTCCATGGGAGCCCTGGAGCAGGCCAGTCTTCCTGACGTCGCACCTTCTTACAGTCTACCTTCCGTGCGAGAGGATCCAGGTGTGGCTCAGCTGCACCACCAACAGGGGCTCCAGCAGCAGGCTCTCCAGCCGGCCGCAGGTTATGGAGACACGGGGGAACAGAGCAGATATCACCTCCCTTTCCCCTGGATGAAAGCCACAAaatcccactcacacacctggaAGGGACAGTGGGCAG GGCCATACATGATGGCAGAGACTGAGGAAAACAAACGCACGAGGACCGCCTACACGCGCGCCCAGCTGCTGGAGCTCGAGAAGGAGTTCCTGTTCAACCGCTACATCTCGAGGCCTCGCCGCGTGGAGCTGGCGCTGACCCTGAGCCTCACCGAGCGCCACATCAAGATCTGGTTCCAGAACCGGCGCATGAAgtggaaaaaggaggaggaccGGAGGAAGGCAAGGGGGGCCGAACCGGACCAGGACTCTTCCATCACCTCTGGTGACCAGGGGGAGGCCGCGGGAGGGGTCTCCTCCACAAACGGACCTCTAACCGCTACGCCGCCCGTTTCCCCGCTGCACGGTCACTCTCTCTCCGCTTCTGGGACCAGAGAGCCCGCATAG
- the si:ch211-140b10.6 gene encoding protein POLR1D-like, protein MAEDNELEKRAIEELLRETDRARLRAETMGPVGWLKCPLRSTNKRFLLNTLRSTGLQRRTGEHRDVHSATRGRLGSETPGRSRDRSRSPTRDRRSNGGHTEHTNDHRDSRNNKDKKEDKDKERSYRHKDNGDRGKMDGAHTDFMN, encoded by the exons ATGGCAGAGGATAACGAGCTGGAAAA GCGTGCAATAGAGGAGCTCCTCAGGGAGACTGACAGAGCTCGGTTGAGAGCAGAGACCATGGGCCCTGTAGGATG GTTAAAGTGTCCCCTACGGAGCACCAACAAGCGCTTCCTCCTCAACACCCTGCGCTCCACCGGCCTGCAGCGGCGCACCGGTGAGCACAGAGACGTACACTCCGCCACAAGAGGGCGCCTGGGGAGCGAGACCCCGGGCAGAAGCCGCGACCGCAGCAGATCGCCTACCAGAGATCGTAGGAGCAACGGAGGCCACACGGAACATACAAATGATCACAGGGACAGCCGGAATaataaagacaagaaagaggacaaagacaaagagaggagttacagacacaaagacaacgGAGACAGGGGGAAGATGGACGGAGCACACACAGACTTCATGAATTAA